One Sporosarcina sp. FSL W8-0480 genomic window, GCCTGGAATAATTTCGTTTCGTATTTGGGGGGCATGAAGAGCAAGTTTACGATGAATGCAGATAAGACTCCAATAACGATTGTTACAAATCGAAGAGCTGCAAAAGAGAGGAAAGAATCTCCTTTGATCTCCATAATTGCAATCATTGTAACAAGCGCAAGCGAAACCGATTTTTCGAGCCCTAATTTCAACATCACCAATATGATGATGACAGCAGCAAACCCGACAGTCACAATTTGATGTCCAAACACTAATACAAAAATGACAGCGGTAATTGCTCCGATTAGATTACCTTGTATTTGCTCTACTATCGTCAAATATGACCGATAAATGGTAGGCTGAATCGCAAAGATGGCAGCGATTCCAGCGAAAACCGGATTCGGCAAACTGAGTACATCTGCGATAAACAATGCAAAAACGATTGCAATACCCGTTTTAAAAATGCGGGCACCAAGTTTCATGGGATTATCCTTTCTTATAGAAAAATAATATGTTACTCATTTCCGCGACTTTACCGTAACTCTTCAAATTGGTCAACTGTTTAATAGACGTGATAGCTCTTCAAAAGATTCATCAACCGCATCTAATGTATGATTCACGTCATCCTCATTATGCGCTATTGTAAGGAACCAAGCTTCATATTTTGAAGGGGCAAGATTTATGCCTCTATCCAACATCAATTTGAAAAACTTGCCGAAGATTTCTCCATCTGTCTGTTCAGCTTGTTCATAGTTCTCGACTTTCACATCTGTGAAGAATAATGTTAATGCGCCACCAAGGCGGTTAATCGTCAAAGTGATACCGTGGTTTTCTGCTGATTGGAGAATACCTTCCTCGAGTAATCCGCCTAAACGGTCCATCTCTTCATAAATGTTAGGTTGCTGCAATACTTCCAAGCAAGCAATACCTGCAAGCATGGAAGCAGGGTTTCCGGCCATTGTTCCAGCTTGATATGCAGGCCCAAGTGGCGCGACTGTTTCCATAATCTCTTTTCTTCCGCCGTAAGCGCCGATTGGCAATCCACCACCAATGATTTTACCGAACGCAGTTAAATCGGGAGTTGTGCCTAACAGTGTTTGAGCAGCACCATAATGGAAGCGGAAAGCTGTAATCACTTCATCATAAATGACGAGTGCACCTTTTTCTTTAGCGATTTCATGGACCAATTCGATGAATCCCTCATTTGGTTCGACGATGCCGAAATTACCGACGATCGGCTCTACTAAGATACATGCCAATTGGTCTCCCCATTTGTCCATTGCTTGTTTATAACCTTCCGGGTCGTTGAATGGGATTGTGATCACTTCTTGTGCGATGGATGCCGGAACACCTGCTGAATCGGGAGTTCCAAGAGTGGCTGGCCCAGACCCTGCTGCTACTAAAACGAGATCCGAATGCCCATGATAGCAACCAGCGAATTTCATCACTTTCGTTCTGTTAGTATACGCTCTCGCAACACGGATTGTCGTCATCACCGCTTCTGTTCCTGAGTTGACGAAGCGTACTTTATCCATTGAAGGGATAGCTTCTTTAAGCATTTTCGCGAATTTCACTTCATGTGGTGTCGGTGTTCCGTATAGAACCCCTGTAGTCGCCGCCTTCGTAATGGCTTCTGCAATATGTGGATGGGCGTGTCCCGTAATGATTGGTCCATATGCGCCTAAGTAATCGATGTACTTATTGCCATCGACATCCCAGAAATAGGCACCTTGTGCACGCTCCATAACTGTAGGTGCTCCACCGCCGACTGCTTTATAACTACGGGAAGGGCTGTTTACCCCTCCTACGATATGTTCGCAAGCTTCTTGATAGATTTGTTCCGACTTCGTTCTGATCATTTACAATTCCTCCGTTCAAATCACGTACAATCCCTATTTTATACAAAACATTGCCGATACGCCAAAGAAATTGAAACCGGGCCGGTAGTTCGGTACGATGTAGTAAAGTTATTGGGAGGGATTGTACATGGAAAAGTTAGAAGGGTTGCAAGCACCGCAATTCACATTATCAAATGAAAAAGGTGAAAAAGTTTCCCTAAGTGATTTCGAGGGGAAGAAATATGTCATTCTATATTTCTATCCGAAGGACGCGACACCAGGATGTACAACGCAAGCATGTGATTTTAGGGATGCGTATGAAGACTTCAGCAATTTAAATGCAGTCATATTGGGAGTAAGTCCTGACAATGAAGCATCACATCAACGGTTCATCGAAAAACAAGGGCTACCGTTTTCCCTATTAGTCGATGAAAAGCATGAAGTGGCCGAAAAGTATGGTGTTTGGAAATTGAAGAAGATGTTCGGCAAAGAATACATGGGAATTGAACGTTCAACTTTCCTGATCGATCCAACAGGTACGGTTGTAAAAGAGTGGCGGAAAGTGAAAGTGGCGGGCCATATTGAAGAAGCACTTGCAACTCTAAAACAGTTGACGAAAGCATAAGGGAAATGGCGGTGGGATTGATGAATGTCTTATTCACTTTTAAAATTAAAGATGAACAACTTGAAAGGTTGAAGTCTAAATTCCCAGAAGTTCAATTTGCATATAATAAAGAGATTGAGGAGTCACCAATTGATAAGTTCGAAGTAATCGTTACATACGGGGGGGATATCAATACAGCTGTGCTTGAAAAGGCAACATCCCTTAAATGGTTAATGGTAGCCTCAGCTGGAGTGGAAAAGATGCCTCTAACTGAAATTGCCGAGAGAGGAATTGTCATGAGTAACGTTCGCGGGATTCATAAAACCCCAATGGCGGAATCAGTAATCGGCCATATTTTATCACTAACTCGCGCTTTGCCTTCATTAATTGAACAGCAAAAGCGGAAAGAGTGGAATACAAGAGTCAGGCAGACGGAGTTGCGGGGATCGACAGCAATCATTCTTGGTCCGGGTGCAATCGGTTCGGAAATCGGGCGATTGCTCCAAGCATTCGGTGTACGGACAATCGGTTGCAACCGTTCTGGTAGCCCGGCGGAAAGCATGGATGAGACAATTCAATTCGATAATCTGATAGACAGATTACCGGAGGCCGATTATGTGATTTCCATTTTACCAAGTACAGCGGAAACAAAGGACCTGTTAGATGAAAGGCATTTCAAGGCTATGAAACCGACAGCCACTTTCATGAACTTTGGACGAGGGGATTTGGTGAAGGAGTCGATCATAATTGACGCGTTGCAAAATGGCGAGATTGGACATGCCGTTTTAGACGTCTTTGATGTAGAGCCTCTGCCAGCCGATAGCGAGCTTTGGAATTTATCGAACGTGTCGATATCTCCGCATGTATCCAGCCATTCCGGGAAGTATATAGAAAGAGCTTTGGAATTTTTTATAGAAAACCTAAAGAAGTGGCAAACGGGTAATAGAGAGTTAACAAACTTAGTCGACCCGAAAAAAGGTTATTAATGAGAAATTGACTACTTTAGTTGAAAGTGCACATTGTATTTATTGACAAAACAGCATCTTCTTCAGTAAACTAATTATAATGATTATAAAGAAGTAATCTTTATGGATTGGAGTGTTGGCGATGTCTGATGTATGTTTGAAAGACGCGCTTGTCACATTGAAGGAAAGTGGTGTTCGGATTACACCACAAAGGCATGCTATTTTAGAATTTCTTATTTCTTCTGAGACGCATCCTACAGCAGATGAAATATATAAAGCACTTGAAGCTGATTTTCCGAATATGAGTGTCGCGACTGTTTATAATAATCTACGGGTATTCCGGAATGCAGGGCTTGTGAAGGAACTTACTTACGGTGACTCATCGAGTCGTTTCGATTTTGTAACGCATGACCATTACCATATCATTTGTGACGTCTGCGGCAGGATCGTCGATTTTCATCATCCTGGCTTGGAGGAAGTTGAACACCTTGCTTCCCACGTTACAGGATTCAAAGTCAATTCCCATCGACTCGAAGTATATGGTACATGTCCTGAATGTGCGTCCTAACTGTACAGAGGATAAAAAAATAGAAAAACCGGTTCCGATATTGCCAAGGAACCGGTTTTTCTTATTTGTTTGCTGTTTTCTTATTTTTAGTTGGGCGATTATAAGATTCATCAAATTCCTTACCTTCAAGTGATGGATCCAACGTTAACGGCTCTCTACAATGTCCACACATGTCAACTCGACCAAGCATCTTAGTTGCTTTCCCGCAGCTTGGACAAATAATTTGTACGGCCCTTGTTGATAAAGTACCGATCCAAGCGTAAACAACCGTACTGCCGATAATGGAAAGAAGTCCAAGAACCATAAATATCAGCATGATGATTTCATTTTGTCTAAAGAAGATTCCGAGATACATTATGATAACCCCGAGGAAAATAAGGGATAACGCAAATGAACGGATTCGGTTTATTTTATTCTTATAAGGTTTCAATCATAATCCTCCTTAATAATAGATATTTGAAACTGAAACATATAAAGTAAGAAACGCAAAACGTTCCTCAATCAATATAGCATAAAATCCATATACATCATATTTTGTTGAAGGATTTTGGTGAAGTACTGTCGAAGAAATAGGTGTGGAGGTGTCAATATGGAACAAGTTCTTAGACCAATTTATCAGGAACGCGCAAGCTCACCCGAAACTTTAGGTGTTATTCTTGTTGAAAAAAGAGGCACGGGGGATCCGATAACAGACACATTTGATGAAATCATGTTAATCATAACTTCGAATGAAGAAACTCCTATATATACTAAACACTATACGGATGGAAGCGGAAAAGCGGCAATGCACGTGATCAGTGAAAAACAACTGAGGAAATGGCTTCTATTAGGTACAAGACGAAAAGTCGTCGACTGGCTTTTCTACGGCAAAATCTTCTTCGACCGCAATGAGTTTGTCGAAGGATTGAAGAAAGAGTTAAGGGAGTATCCGTTCTATGGACGGAAATTGAAAATGGGGATTGAGCTCTCCCGCTTAGTGAGAGTGTACATGGAAGGGAAAATGTTTTTCGAGCAACTGAATTATATGGATGCCTATCATCATGCAATCCAATCTCTTCATCATCTTGCGAGATTGACTGTTATTGAAAAGGGATATGCACCTGAGGTCACCGTATGGACTCAAGTTAAAAAAATCGATCCTGCGATTTATAAACTATATGAGGAACTAATTATGAGCGAGGAACCGATCGAGAAAAGATTGGAACTTCTTTTCCTTGCAAGTGAGTTCTTCATCCATAATCGGACAATGGATGGAGCGCGACATATTATGGATGTCATGTCCGAGAAGGAAACATGGACCATCCAGGAACTTCATGAACACGAGGAGTTACGTATGTATTCGATTAATCTTGAAGTGCTGATTGAGTTTTTGATTGAAAAAGGCTTTATTCAAATAGTGGAAAGCGATTCGAAAAATGAATATGTTTTCCATAGGGACTATAGTGTTGGGGATTAATCAATGGTGAAGGACGATTCTTTCGTCCTTTTTCATTTTTGATGTTGACATAAGAATTCAGCCCATGCTATTATGGTAATCGTCGCTGAGGGAGTTAGTTACCAAGCTTCTGAAAGTCTTGAAAAACTATCTTGAAAAAGTGTTTGACACTGTGACCACGGCGTGATACTATGTAAGAGTTGCTTCTGACGGAGCACGAATAAATGAACCTTGAAAACTGAACAGCAAAACGTCAACAAATAAAGTTCTAAAGCCGACCCCGTCGGTAAAAAGAACAAACGAATCTTCGGATTCAAAATTGACATCTTAAATGATGCCAGCAAGAAACTCGAGCTATTCGAATTTCTCGTGTCTGGTGGTCGAGGCGTGGTGCAGTGCTAGGAGATGAGGGAGAGAGGGAAGGAGCGTACTTTAGTACGTGACTGACTGATCGACTGAAATCGACAACGCAATGCGCCGTGCATCGGCCGCCAGATTTATGGAGAGTTTGATCCTGGCTCAGGACGAACGCTGGCGGCGTGCCTAATACAT contains:
- a CDS encoding glutamate-1-semialdehyde 2,1-aminomutase, translated to MIRTKSEQIYQEACEHIVGGVNSPSRSYKAVGGGAPTVMERAQGAYFWDVDGNKYIDYLGAYGPIITGHAHPHIAEAITKAATTGVLYGTPTPHEVKFAKMLKEAIPSMDKVRFVNSGTEAVMTTIRVARAYTNRTKVMKFAGCYHGHSDLVLVAAGSGPATLGTPDSAGVPASIAQEVITIPFNDPEGYKQAMDKWGDQLACILVEPIVGNFGIVEPNEGFIELVHEIAKEKGALVIYDEVITAFRFHYGAAQTLLGTTPDLTAFGKIIGGGLPIGAYGGRKEIMETVAPLGPAYQAGTMAGNPASMLAGIACLEVLQQPNIYEEMDRLGGLLEEGILQSAENHGITLTINRLGGALTLFFTDVKVENYEQAEQTDGEIFGKFFKLMLDRGINLAPSKYEAWFLTIAHNEDDVNHTLDAVDESFEELSRLLNS
- the bcp gene encoding thioredoxin-dependent thiol peroxidase; the protein is MEKLEGLQAPQFTLSNEKGEKVSLSDFEGKKYVILYFYPKDATPGCTTQACDFRDAYEDFSNLNAVILGVSPDNEASHQRFIEKQGLPFSLLVDEKHEVAEKYGVWKLKKMFGKEYMGIERSTFLIDPTGTVVKEWRKVKVAGHIEEALATLKQLTKA
- a CDS encoding D-2-hydroxyacid dehydrogenase; translated protein: MNVLFTFKIKDEQLERLKSKFPEVQFAYNKEIEESPIDKFEVIVTYGGDINTAVLEKATSLKWLMVASAGVEKMPLTEIAERGIVMSNVRGIHKTPMAESVIGHILSLTRALPSLIEQQKRKEWNTRVRQTELRGSTAIILGPGAIGSEIGRLLQAFGVRTIGCNRSGSPAESMDETIQFDNLIDRLPEADYVISILPSTAETKDLLDERHFKAMKPTATFMNFGRGDLVKESIIIDALQNGEIGHAVLDVFDVEPLPADSELWNLSNVSISPHVSSHSGKYIERALEFFIENLKKWQTGNRELTNLVDPKKGY
- the perR gene encoding peroxide-responsive transcriptional repressor PerR codes for the protein MSDVCLKDALVTLKESGVRITPQRHAILEFLISSETHPTADEIYKALEADFPNMSVATVYNNLRVFRNAGLVKELTYGDSSSRFDFVTHDHYHIICDVCGRIVDFHHPGLEEVEHLASHVTGFKVNSHRLEVYGTCPECAS
- a CDS encoding YgzB family protein, producing the protein MKPYKNKINRIRSFALSLIFLGVIIMYLGIFFRQNEIIMLIFMVLGLLSIIGSTVVYAWIGTLSTRAVQIICPSCGKATKMLGRVDMCGHCREPLTLDPSLEGKEFDESYNRPTKNKKTANK
- a CDS encoding nucleotidyltransferase-like protein, encoding MEQVLRPIYQERASSPETLGVILVEKRGTGDPITDTFDEIMLIITSNEETPIYTKHYTDGSGKAAMHVISEKQLRKWLLLGTRRKVVDWLFYGKIFFDRNEFVEGLKKELREYPFYGRKLKMGIELSRLVRVYMEGKMFFEQLNYMDAYHHAIQSLHHLARLTVIEKGYAPEVTVWTQVKKIDPAIYKLYEELIMSEEPIEKRLELLFLASEFFIHNRTMDGARHIMDVMSEKETWTIQELHEHEELRMYSINLEVLIEFLIEKGFIQIVESDSKNEYVFHRDYSVGD